AAGAGGGACTGCTgtacttgcatttttatgttcttttactTCAAACTTCGTAACCTTAGTCAAGAAATAATCTTTGGTCTTAGAGTTTCCTAAATGCAAAGTGCAAgtagtcattttctttttaattttaaaactgtttaagCAGAATTCTTTTTATAGCAGAATTCTTTTTCTTGAGCAAGAGTAGCTTAAGGAACAATGATGAACCAGTTGTCAGAAAAGAGTGACCTATGTCCTTTAAGACTTTCTTCTATTTAGCAAGCAAGCAATTTTACTGTTCAGAAGCCCCCAGTCTTAAAAAGCAGCACAGGTATCTatctaccttttatttttctaatcaagCACTTATATACTTAttctatatgttttcttttaagtattATTGTAGTCttgcatttcttttaaatttgatcAGTtccatatattttccaaattttttccattttattttcatatataggTACATATTATTTGCccagtaatatttttatatgtagacCATTAACAAACTACAAGTCTGGAGAAGCATTTTTACTCTTTGTGCTACCATCCTCAGAAAAGTTGTAATTTTCATCTTCGAGTATATGATTCTTGACATATTATTCtaggtaaattaaaataaatacaagtatATACTTTTAGTACTAATCATTTTAATCACTCTGTTGTCTCAACTCCACTTTCAACTTAGAAATGACATTGTCTCTATGTCGTATTTGAAAGATTGGTGGACTCTCCATTAACAAATCATAAGACAAATGTTCACTGCCACATAAGACAGTCTTTATGAGTCTTAATACCTTTTTGTTGGATCgattttttccacatttttttctttccttttcttccaaacttccctttctccctcccttcatcccttcccccttccttattttttgagataggtctccctttgtcgcccaggatggagtacaatggtgtgatcatagctcacagcagtctTGCAGCCTCAACCTTAATGTAAATTAAGAATGATACAGTCCTTCttgaatcgcctgaacccggaaggtggtggtggcagtgagcagagatggcgccattgcactccagcctgggcaacaagagcgaaactccatctcaagaatgatatgctccttctttttttttttttttttttttgagaaggagtcttgctctgtcgcccaggctggagtgcaatgacgcaatctcagctcactgcaaactctgcctcccgggttcaagcgattctcctgcctcagcctcccgagtagctgagactacaggcgcgtgccaccatgcccggctaatttttgtatttttagtagagacggggtttcattgtgttagccaggatggtcttaatctcctgaccttgtgatcctcccgcctcggcctcccaaagtgctaggattacaggcgtgagccaccacgcctggcctggaatgTGGTCCTTCTTAaaactaaatttatattttttgaaattccaAAATTATATCTTTCATgttataaaatgagataattgaGAACACATTTGGTGTTGTGGTCTCTTAAGATCTTGCCtaacaaaataaaagtacaaaaaaattgagTAAATATTTTCCCCTTATTTGTACTTGTCAATGAAGACCCTATGTATGTACTTATATGTTTTTCTTGTTCGTTACTTGCTCCAGTGGTTTGGAAATTTTGGTTATCCTGAGAATTCTCTGGGACCTTGTTAGACATGTAGATTCTTGCTAGGGCATACTTGCTCAAGAGATTCTGGCGTCAGTACCTAATCCTTAAATTACTTTGCAATAATCCCGTTACTATGTAGGTTGAGACCCTACAAGAAGGAATGATTCATTCAATGAGATGTACATCCTTGATCCCAGAAACTTTGGAACGAAGTattcagtttcttcaataaacagAGCACTTCTTGTTTCATAGGTTTTGGGGGTTGGCCTGAACAAATCAACTAAGTATGACCTAGTTTCTATAGCGTTCTGAACAATTTACAGAGTGAATTCCTGGCTGTTCACAAATTGGGAATTGACTGCGTTCTTTGGAGAGCCAGGTGTTTCCGCTGGGAAACCCCATGACAGGTACTCAGCCCAATTctctttaatgttttattaaacaTAGGGGTGGGTTAAACCACTGGGTTTTAAATGAAGTACTTAGAGCTTTTCAACTTGCCCCATAGCTCTGTCTCAGAACTGATCATTCTATTATCATTAGTTTTGAGAACGCCGTGTAAAGAGCAAAGTAACCACTGGTGGTTGCACTCCGGAGCGGGCGAGGACGGCTAGTTCCTGCAGTGCCCAGGCCTGCAGGGAAGCGCCCTGGCACAACTCAGCTGAGGATACACGCTTTTTCCCGCGCAGCCGGAGGGCTGAACAGCAAAGCACTCCCCGGGGGAATTGTGTGTCAGCGCAGCCTGGAGATAGCAGGCCCAGGGGGCAGCTCCACCACAGGAGACAGGACACGCCTCAGTCTGGGCAAATTCCCGGCCTCCTTTGGCTCTAAGCCAGCAGCCGCCGCCCGcgacctcctctcctcctccgTCGTCACCCCGGCCGCCCTGCCGGCCCCGAACTTGCCCGCGCCTGGCCGCGCGGCCCCTCAGCCCACGGGGCTGGCGGCGCGGTTGGGATGGGACCGATGTGGCGCATGCGTGGTGGCGCCACTAGGCGCGGGAGTTGCTGCTGCGGGGACGGTGCTGCGGGCAGCCGAGGGCCAGGCCGCTCCGGCCGGGCTCGTGGTGGGGGCAGCcccagcggcggcggcggcggcgtggGCTGGCGAGGCCGCGCGGACGGCGCCCGACAGCAGCTGGAGGAGCGGTTTGCCGACCTGGCGGCGAGCCACTTGGAGGCCATCCGTGCGCGGGATGAGTGGGACCGGCAGAACGCGCGGTTGCGTCAGGAGAACGCCCGGCTGCGGCTCGAGAACCGGCGGCTGAAGCGCGAGAACCGCAGCCTCTTCCGTCAGGCTTTGCGGCTCCCCGGCGAAGGCGGCGACGGGACGCCCGCGGAGGCGCGCCGGGTCCCTGAAGAGGCCAGCACGAACCGGAGGGCTAGAGACAGCGGCCGAGAGGACGAGCCGGGCAGCCCCAGGGCCCTGAGGGCCCGACTTGAGAAGCTGGAGGCCATGTACCGCCGGGCCCTGCTGCAGCTGCACCTCGAGCAGCGGGGACCACGTCCGAGCGGGGACAAGGAGGAGCAGCCTCTACAGGAACCCGACTCCGACCTCCGCTCCCGGGACTCGGAACCCTCTGGGCCCTGGCTGTAGCCGAGGCCGCAGCCGGAGAGAGGCGGAGCCTCGCGCGGGCCCCTCCTCCTCCGTTCCCAGCTACCCCCCACCTCGCGCACGCCCTGGCCCGCGCTCTGCCCGCGGATACCTAGGACTACGGTGCCTTCCCGCCCCCACCAGTGGACACTTCCGGGTGGCGCTTGGCCATCCGCTTGGCGGAGGTCGAGTGGGTGCAAGGGCCCTCAGGACCTCCCACATGTACAGTTCCCCTGCCTCTTGCCCCGGCTAATTTCCCTGGAGAGAGGCCTAGCCAACAACGAAGGGACGGATTTTAAAACAGCAAGAACTGGGTGCCAAGAAACACTTCATATTCCCTGAACTTTTCTGGATGTTGTGCGAacctgttgtatttttttttttttcctgtattttggtTCTGAGGGATGAGTAATGTGTTTTTAGTTGGTTGAGTTTATCCATTCTTCAATCCCCTAAAGCCTTCAGCTATTCTTTCATATGTGGCCAACATTTTAAGTACAGTGTTTGCTTTTATAAGTCGGTGTTACTTGGATGTCCTATAAAATACCCACTTTTTATAAAGATGATATTTATAACCTAGGAACTCATGCCTGTCTTGGCTGCAGTCCCTGTACATCTAATATATACTGATTTGTTTGCCCCCAGAGAATTTTGAAGGTATCTGCCTATATCGTGATCTTTTGAAATGGTAAATAAATCTGGTGcattaaaaattatctgaaaggTTCCGGCGAGTATTATTTGAAGTgtgttacatttttatattttttcaaagataCCTTTATGAATATACTAATTTAAATCTGGTTTTAGTTGTCCTTAGTAAACTATCATGTTCTTTTAGCTTCATGTAacagtgatcttttaaaataatctaaagaTTAGGTAgtctaaaagttattttaatctttaatgTTCAATTAGCTTAATTAGTACGTAGATAATTTGCCTTATTTTGACTAAGGacttttaagaaattataaattactTGTATATCAAAAGTTCCCCTAACAAAGTAATTTAAGTCTCAGTTGTTATTTCAATGGCACAAAAAAGTGACTAGTTTAGCAATAAATGtcctaaaattacttttattgcGCTTCGTTATTAACACTTTTGCCAACTAAGTAATGAAGAGGATACCATTGTGCCTGATAAAAAATCATAGGTCCAAGAGTGTTTCAATGATGGAAAACATTTCAGGGGAAAAAATCATGAATAGAATTGTCAAGTGAATAAAATATACTAGTTATGGCATAGtccagaaattttaaatattatatattacaaaacaATGTTTCAgtcgtgtccgtgtgaagagaccaccaaacaggctttgtgtgagcaacaaggctgtttatttcacctgggtgcaggcaggctgagtccgaaaagagagtcagtgaagggagatacaggggtggggccgttttataagttttgggtaggtaaaggaaaattacagtcaaaggggggttgttctctggcaga
This genomic window from Pan paniscus chromosome 11, NHGRI_mPanPan1-v2.0_pri, whole genome shotgun sequence contains:
- the TUSC1 gene encoding tumor suppressor candidate gene 1 protein yields the protein MGPMWRMRGGATRRGSCCCGDGAAGSRGPGRSGRARGGGSPSGGGGGVGWRGRADGARQQLEERFADLAASHLEAIRARDEWDRQNARLRQENARLRLENRRLKRENRSLFRQALRLPGEGGDGTPAEARRVPEEASTNRRARDSGREDEPGSPRALRARLEKLEAMYRRALLQLHLEQRGPRPSGDKEEQPLQEPDSDLRSRDSEPSGPWL